One Dokdonia sp. Dokd-P16 genomic window carries:
- a CDS encoding DUF2752 domain-containing protein, protein MDEYMLPCLNKKYLGFECMGCGIQRSISLLFKGEFIEAFYMYPAIYPLIALLGFLMLNQFTNLKFANKGVIFLAILTVATIIISYTIKMTN, encoded by the coding sequence ATGGATGAATACATGTTGCCCTGCCTGAACAAGAAATATTTAGGTTTTGAATGCATGGGCTGCGGTATTCAAAGATCCATTTCTCTCCTTTTTAAAGGAGAATTTATAGAAGCATTTTATATGTACCCAGCAATCTATCCTTTGATAGCATTGCTGGGTTTTTTAATGCTCAATCAGTTTACAAATTTAAAATTTGCAAATAAAGGTGTAATATTTTTAGCTATATTGACGGTCGCTACTATCATTATTAGCTACACAATAAAAATGACTAACTAA
- a CDS encoding CCC motif membrane protein codes for MENRKLPNVTISLVLGIVSFIACCFSWGIGGVLLSGIGLFLANKDKKTYLLSPDSYDNYGQLKTARIIAIIGLVLGVLTLLMIVVMLVMFGGMEGMQEWQQQQMEQAGMGQ; via the coding sequence ATGGAAAATCGTAAACTGCCTAATGTAACTATTTCTCTAGTATTAGGGATTGTATCATTCATAGCTTGCTGCTTCTCTTGGGGTATAGGAGGAGTTCTACTCTCTGGAATAGGCTTATTTTTAGCAAACAAAGACAAGAAAACATACTTACTATCACCTGATAGCTATGATAATTATGGACAGCTTAAAACTGCAAGAATTATCGCTATTATTGGTTTAGTTTTAGGTGTATTAACTTTATTAATGATAGTAGTTATGCTTGTTATGTTTGGAGGAATGGAAGGCATGCAAGAATGGCAACAACAACAAATGGAACAAGCAGGAATGGGACAATAG
- the rocD gene encoding ornithine--oxo-acid transaminase has protein sequence MATVDQLSSQEAIALEDKHGAHNYHPLPVVLSKGEGVYVWDVEGKKYYDFLSAYSAVNQGHCHPRIVNAMTEQAKTLTLTSRAFYNDTLGPYEKYATEYFDFDKLLPMNTGAEAVETAIKLARKWAYEKKGVAEHDAQIIVCENNFHGRTTTIISFSNDEGARKNFGPYTPGFIKIAYDDVDALENALKSHKNIAGFLVEPIQGEAGVYTPADDYMRKAQALCNKHEVLFIADEIQTGIARTGGLLAVCGDCSCESHCEKQEDTYAQPDILILGKALSGGAYPVSAVLANNHIMEVIKPGQHGSTFGGNPIAGAVATAALEVVRDEHLIQNARKLGTIFREKMQEFVDTSNIATLVRGRGLLNAVVINDTEDSSTAWDICMALRDNGLLAKPTHGNIIRFAPPLVMNEKQLLECTDIIINTLKQFEK, from the coding sequence ATGGCCACTGTTGATCAACTTTCTTCACAAGAGGCAATTGCATTAGAAGACAAGCATGGAGCACACAATTATCACCCACTTCCTGTGGTTTTAAGTAAGGGAGAAGGCGTTTATGTGTGGGACGTAGAAGGAAAAAAATACTACGACTTTCTATCTGCTTATTCTGCTGTAAACCAGGGACACTGTCACCCACGCATTGTAAATGCAATGACAGAACAAGCAAAAACACTTACGCTTACTTCGCGTGCTTTTTACAACGATACCTTAGGACCGTACGAAAAATATGCTACAGAGTATTTTGACTTTGATAAGCTATTACCTATGAATACGGGAGCAGAAGCTGTAGAGACAGCTATTAAGCTTGCGCGAAAATGGGCTTACGAGAAAAAAGGAGTTGCAGAACACGACGCTCAGATTATAGTTTGTGAAAATAATTTTCACGGAAGAACAACGACTATAATTTCTTTTTCTAACGATGAAGGCGCTCGTAAAAACTTCGGACCATATACTCCAGGATTTATTAAAATAGCTTATGATGATGTTGATGCGCTAGAAAATGCCCTTAAGTCACATAAAAATATTGCAGGTTTTCTAGTAGAACCTATCCAAGGTGAAGCAGGTGTTTATACTCCTGCAGATGATTATATGCGTAAGGCGCAAGCTTTGTGTAATAAGCATGAAGTACTTTTTATAGCTGATGAAATTCAAACAGGAATTGCACGTACTGGTGGATTACTTGCGGTATGTGGTGATTGTTCTTGTGAATCTCACTGTGAGAAACAAGAAGATACGTATGCTCAGCCTGATATATTAATTCTAGGAAAAGCACTCTCTGGAGGTGCATACCCAGTATCTGCCGTGCTAGCAAATAATCACATCATGGAGGTAATAAAGCCAGGGCAGCATGGGTCTACCTTTGGTGGTAACCCAATAGCTGGAGCAGTAGCCACAGCAGCATTAGAGGTTGTAAGAGATGAACATCTTATACAGAACGCTCGTAAACTAGGAACAATTTTCCGTGAGAAGATGCAGGAGTTTGTAGATACTAGTAATATTGCAACACTAGTACGTGGTCGCGGCCTACTGAATGCTGTAGTCATTAATGATACAGAAGATAGCTCAACAGCTTGGGATATATGTATGGCGCTACGTGATAATGGACTTCTTGCAAAACCAACGCATGGTAACATTATTCGTTTTGCTCCACCATTAGTAATGAATGAAAAACAATTATTAGAGTGTACTGATATAATAATCAACACGCTTAAGCAGTTTGAGAAATAG
- a CDS encoding mechanosensitive ion channel, with protein sequence MNYLNDLLRNLTSGDYLINALIAILLLIVGIFIAKLLKKLTANIIKKSGLDEKLKSENITLSKFISKLVYLLVMIFVFTLVLGRLGLTSALDPLKNMLDDFLGFIPKIVGAGLVGYIGYMLATIIAEFVGMSGDTIRKFLPKLKISTKIDVVNILKKIVFIFIFIPLLIVALNILGMDAISIPATEMLSSFMEAIPKIATAAIILIAFTIGARFLSSLVKDILNGMNMNETLQKIQLDKMVGSVNVVNLIGNIVYFFIVLFGITTAVEKLEFSQLSEILATVNVYGGKILFGLVILVIGNWIASIVYKNMAVKENAFLASIVRMAIIAIFLAIGLNTMGIADEIINLAFGLTLGTIALTIVLSFGLGGREAAGHHMKKILNKFDNKID encoded by the coding sequence ATGAACTATCTCAACGATTTACTAAGAAACTTAACGAGCGGTGATTATCTAATCAATGCGCTTATTGCAATACTACTACTTATAGTTGGTATTTTTATAGCAAAACTACTCAAAAAACTCACCGCAAATATTATTAAAAAGAGTGGGCTTGATGAAAAACTAAAGAGTGAGAATATCACTCTGTCGAAATTTATATCAAAACTAGTATACCTACTTGTTATGATATTTGTATTTACTCTTGTACTAGGACGATTAGGACTTACATCTGCCTTAGATCCTCTTAAAAATATGCTTGATGATTTCCTAGGCTTCATACCTAAAATTGTAGGTGCTGGTCTTGTAGGCTACATTGGTTATATGCTGGCTACTATTATTGCTGAGTTTGTTGGAATGTCAGGAGATACTATTCGTAAATTTCTTCCAAAACTCAAAATTTCAACGAAGATTGATGTTGTAAATATTTTAAAGAAGATAGTATTTATCTTTATTTTCATTCCATTACTTATAGTTGCTCTTAATATTTTAGGAATGGATGCTATTTCTATACCTGCTACAGAAATGCTATCGAGCTTTATGGAAGCTATCCCTAAAATTGCTACGGCAGCAATCATACTTATCGCCTTCACTATAGGTGCACGTTTCTTAAGTTCTCTTGTTAAGGATATTCTTAATGGTATGAATATGAATGAAACACTTCAAAAAATCCAACTAGACAAAATGGTTGGCAGTGTAAATGTGGTAAACCTCATAGGTAACATTGTGTATTTCTTTATAGTATTATTTGGTATCACTACAGCAGTAGAAAAACTTGAATTTAGCCAACTTTCAGAAATACTTGCAACAGTAAATGTGTATGGCGGCAAGATTCTTTTTGGCCTCGTGATTTTAGTAATTGGTAATTGGATCGCTAGTATTGTATATAAAAATATGGCTGTAAAAGAAAACGCATTTTTGGCATCTATTGTACGCATGGCGATTATTGCTATATTTCTTGCAATAGGTCTTAACACGATGGGGATTGCAGATGAAATCATCAATCTTGCTTTTGGACTTACATTAGGTACTATTGCACTCACAATAGTATTAAGTTTTGGACTAGGTGGACGCGAAGCTGCAGGTCATCATATGAAGAAGATCTTAAATAAGTTTGATAATAAAATTGATTAA
- the rlmD gene encoding 23S rRNA (uracil(1939)-C(5))-methyltransferase RlmD: protein MGRRKQNRQVFENITVTDAGAKGKAIGHAPDGKVIFINNAVPGDVVNVQTTKKRKAYYEGTATEVLTLSRKRTQPQCEHFDACGGCKWQHMDYKFQLEYKQQEVENNLKRLGKIELPELTPIAGSSEQYFYRNKMEFGFSDSKWLTLEQIKSDEVIEDRNALGFHIAGMWDKILDIDKCHLQRDPSNAIRNGIKEFATANNMAFYNARNQDGLLRTLMIRTSSNGELMVLIQFFKEETENRELLLNYIKDTWPEITSLLYVINSKGNDTIYDQEVICFSGRDHIFEEMEGLKFKINAKSFYQTNSKQAYELYKITRDFAGLSGNELVYDLYTGTGTIAQFVAKKARKVIGVEAVLDAIEAAKENAKLNGIENTEFFVGDMKKVFNTEFINAHGVPDIIITDPPRDGMHADVVQQIINISPEKVVYVSCNSATQARDLALLDDTYKVTKVQPVDMFPQTHHVENVVLLEKR, encoded by the coding sequence ATGGGAAGACGTAAACAAAACAGACAGGTTTTTGAGAATATTACTGTAACAGATGCAGGTGCAAAAGGTAAAGCTATCGGTCACGCGCCAGATGGAAAAGTAATTTTCATCAATAATGCAGTACCTGGTGATGTTGTAAACGTACAAACTACAAAGAAGCGTAAAGCTTATTATGAGGGAACGGCAACGGAGGTTTTAACGCTTTCGCGAAAGCGTACTCAACCTCAATGTGAGCATTTTGATGCATGTGGTGGCTGTAAATGGCAACACATGGATTACAAGTTTCAACTAGAATACAAACAGCAAGAGGTAGAAAACAACCTAAAACGCTTAGGTAAAATAGAACTTCCCGAGCTTACACCTATCGCTGGGAGCTCAGAACAATACTTTTATCGCAATAAAATGGAGTTTGGCTTTTCTGACTCAAAATGGCTTACACTTGAACAGATAAAAAGTGATGAAGTCATTGAAGATAGAAATGCCCTAGGCTTCCATATCGCTGGAATGTGGGATAAAATACTTGATATTGACAAATGTCACTTACAACGTGATCCTAGTAATGCCATACGTAATGGTATAAAAGAATTTGCAACTGCAAATAATATGGCATTTTATAATGCTCGTAATCAAGATGGACTCCTTCGTACACTAATGATACGCACATCATCTAATGGTGAGTTAATGGTGTTAATTCAATTCTTTAAGGAAGAAACTGAGAATAGAGAATTACTCCTTAACTATATAAAAGACACTTGGCCAGAAATAACTTCGCTATTATATGTAATAAATAGTAAAGGGAACGATACTATTTATGATCAAGAAGTTATATGCTTCTCTGGAAGAGATCATATTTTTGAAGAAATGGAAGGTCTTAAGTTTAAAATTAATGCCAAATCATTCTACCAAACAAATTCAAAACAAGCTTACGAACTTTACAAAATCACGCGAGACTTTGCTGGACTTAGTGGTAATGAATTAGTGTATGACTTATATACTGGAACCGGTACTATTGCTCAGTTTGTAGCCAAGAAAGCCAGAAAAGTGATTGGTGTAGAAGCTGTACTAGATGCAATTGAAGCTGCTAAAGAAAATGCAAAGCTTAATGGCATTGAGAATACAGAGTTTTTTGTGGGTGACATGAAGAAAGTATTCAATACAGAATTTATAAATGCCCATGGCGTTCCAGATATTATTATCACAGATCCTCCTAGAGATGGAATGCACGCAGACGTTGTACAGCAAATTATAAACATATCACCAGAAAAAGTGGTGTATGTGAGTTGTAATAGCGCAACACAAGCACGTGATCTTGCGTTATTAGATGATACCTACAAAGTAACTAAGGTTCAACCTGTAGATATGTTCCCGCAGACTCATCATGTTGAGAATGTAGTGTTGCTTGAAAAGAGATAA
- a CDS encoding DUF6452 family protein, producing the protein MRKLLLILIISASFGQSSCERDDICAETTPTTPLLIIEFYDVDNPTLLKAPNNLTVSTIVNEEVNEVLALVNLESIEIPLRTNDELTTYSFTINTAEDDEEEANTDVLTFTYTVTDEFVNKACGFRVVYDDLQNTNDPQQDGAWIQNIDIENPTVNDQTEAHISIFH; encoded by the coding sequence ATGAGAAAGCTACTTTTAATATTAATAATAAGTGCCAGTTTTGGACAGAGTTCTTGCGAACGAGATGATATCTGTGCAGAGACTACTCCCACTACTCCGTTACTTATTATTGAGTTTTATGATGTAGATAACCCAACATTATTAAAAGCTCCTAATAATCTAACGGTCTCAACAATTGTTAATGAAGAGGTAAACGAAGTGCTAGCGCTCGTAAACCTAGAAAGTATAGAAATTCCTTTACGTACAAATGACGAACTCACAACGTACTCATTTACTATCAATACTGCCGAAGATGATGAGGAAGAAGCCAATACGGATGTTTTAACTTTCACTTACACCGTCACAGATGAGTTTGTAAATAAAGCATGTGGCTTTAGAGTAGTATATGACGATTTACAAAATACAAATGATCCTCAACAAGATGGAGCATGGATACAAAATATAGATATTGAAAACCCAACGGTTAATGATCAAACTGAAGCACATATTTCTATTTTTCACTAG
- a CDS encoding DUF6048 family protein, which translates to MIKLKHIFLFFTSIILTVFTSSVRAQKTSIENTASDSITAPADYYGLRLGVDISKPIRSFLDDNYKGLELVADFRLKKNYYVAAEIGNETWNSDLPNLENTTSGSYIKAGFNYNTYENWFGMNNLIYAGVRAGFSSFSQELESYTIYTTNPVFGDDTRSISQEFKGLNATWLELKIGLEVELFSNIYLGVNAQLKRTVTTTDPDGYSNLYIPGFGELTEGTPIGVGYGYTLSYLIPIFKN; encoded by the coding sequence ATGATCAAACTGAAGCACATATTTCTATTTTTCACTAGTATAATTCTCACCGTTTTCACCAGCTCTGTAAGAGCTCAAAAAACGTCTATAGAAAATACTGCTAGTGATTCTATCACTGCTCCTGCAGACTACTATGGTTTACGCCTTGGTGTGGATATTTCTAAACCTATTAGGTCCTTTCTAGACGATAATTACAAAGGACTAGAACTCGTTGCAGACTTTAGACTTAAGAAGAATTACTATGTTGCTGCAGAAATAGGTAACGAAACCTGGAACTCTGACCTCCCTAATCTTGAGAATACCACAAGCGGAAGTTACATTAAAGCAGGTTTCAATTATAATACCTATGAAAACTGGTTTGGGATGAACAATCTCATTTACGCAGGTGTTAGAGCCGGTTTCTCTAGTTTTAGTCAGGAGCTAGAGAGTTATACAATTTACACCACAAATCCAGTATTTGGTGATGACACTAGGTCAATAAGTCAAGAATTCAAAGGTCTCAATGCCACTTGGCTCGAACTCAAAATTGGCTTAGAGGTAGAATTATTTAGCAACATCTACCTAGGGGTCAACGCACAATTAAAAAGAACTGTTACAACTACAGACCCAGACGGCTACTCTAACTTATATATACCAGGATTCGGAGAACTCACAGAAGGCACTCCTATAGGCGTAGGTTATGGATATACACTATCATATCTAATCCCTATTTTCAAAAACTAA
- a CDS encoding class I SAM-dependent RNA methyltransferase, producing MSETSQNFKMVAKTFFGFENILAEELRNLGAGNVQIGVRNVSFEGDKGFMYKANLCCRTAIKILKPIAEFRVMNEDDLYRRMQRINWRKYMDVNTTFAINATVSGPTFTHSQYISFKTKDAIVDKFRREENVRPNVDTKHPDLRLNVHIQDNWCTLSLDSSGASLHHRGYRTATNIAPINEALAAGLIMMSGWYGQSDFLDPMCGSGTMCIEAAMIACNVPANLNRKEFAFEKWGDWDVDLFELIEASALKRVKDFRYKITGYDKAPSAVEKARENVKNAQLSDFVTIKEENFFKTEKEGSDFLQMVFNPPYGERLPIEMEEFYKEIGDTLKSGYPGSHAWMITSNMESLKHVGLRPSRKIKCFNGSLESRLVKYEMYEGSKKAKYLDREEE from the coding sequence ATGAGCGAGACAAGTCAAAACTTTAAGATGGTAGCCAAAACGTTTTTTGGCTTTGAAAATATTTTAGCTGAGGAACTACGTAATTTAGGCGCAGGTAATGTGCAAATAGGCGTACGTAATGTCTCTTTTGAAGGGGACAAAGGATTTATGTATAAGGCAAATCTTTGCTGTCGTACAGCTATAAAGATTTTAAAGCCTATTGCTGAGTTTAGGGTGATGAATGAAGACGACTTGTATCGTCGCATGCAGAGAATCAATTGGCGTAAATATATGGATGTGAATACTACGTTTGCAATAAATGCAACCGTAAGCGGTCCTACATTTACCCATTCTCAGTATATCTCATTTAAGACCAAGGATGCTATTGTAGATAAATTCCGTCGTGAAGAGAACGTAAGGCCTAATGTGGATACAAAACATCCAGACCTTCGTCTCAATGTACATATACAAGATAATTGGTGTACTCTATCTTTAGATAGTAGTGGAGCTTCTCTTCACCATAGAGGTTATCGTACTGCTACAAATATTGCTCCTATTAATGAGGCACTTGCTGCTGGGCTAATAATGATGAGCGGATGGTACGGACAGTCAGATTTTCTTGATCCTATGTGTGGTTCTGGTACTATGTGTATTGAGGCCGCCATGATAGCATGTAATGTCCCTGCAAACCTTAATAGAAAGGAATTTGCTTTTGAAAAATGGGGAGACTGGGATGTAGATCTCTTTGAACTCATTGAAGCATCGGCTCTAAAGCGTGTTAAGGATTTTAGATATAAAATCACGGGATATGATAAAGCACCGTCGGCTGTGGAGAAGGCAAGAGAGAATGTTAAGAATGCTCAGCTATCTGATTTTGTAACTATAAAAGAAGAGAATTTCTTTAAGACTGAGAAAGAAGGTAGTGATTTCTTGCAGATGGTATTTAACCCACCATATGGTGAGCGTTTACCTATTGAGATGGAAGAATTTTATAAAGAAATAGGAGACACTCTTAAATCTGGATATCCTGGATCTCACGCTTGGATGATTACATCAAATATGGAATCATTAAAACATGTAGGACTTAGACCGAGTAGAAAAATTAAATGTTTCAACGGTAGTTTAGAGAGCAGACTTGTCAAATATGAAATGTACGAGGGAAGTAAAAAAGCTAAATACCTAGATAGGGAAGAGGAGTAG
- a CDS encoding ZIP family metal transporter: MLAIILPILAVIIGFTIALIFKPIVNNSIKLLLSFSGAFLLSVIIFEFLPEVYSESTNNVGIYIMAGLLVQILLEFGSKGAEHGHMHHQDKGSFPFLLFVSLCLHSVIEGFPIADNQDLLYGVVIHKIPIAIIISAFLFNSKMSNLNSSIFLILFGLMTPIGAFLKSQFIFLQEYSTYVNAFVVGVLLHVSTTILFESSKNHQFNASKLAVILLGIIIAYFL; this comes from the coding sequence TTGTTAGCAATTATATTACCCATTCTCGCAGTTATTATTGGATTCACTATTGCGCTTATTTTTAAGCCTATAGTAAATAATAGCATCAAGCTTTTGCTTTCTTTTAGCGGCGCTTTTCTATTATCAGTAATCATATTTGAATTTTTACCTGAAGTTTATAGTGAAAGCACGAATAATGTAGGTATCTACATTATGGCTGGATTACTTGTTCAAATACTATTAGAATTTGGTTCTAAAGGAGCTGAACATGGCCACATGCATCATCAAGATAAAGGGAGCTTCCCTTTCTTACTATTTGTAAGTTTGTGTCTACATTCTGTAATTGAAGGTTTTCCCATAGCCGATAATCAGGATTTACTTTATGGAGTGGTCATCCACAAGATTCCAATTGCCATTATTATTTCGGCCTTTTTATTTAACTCTAAAATGAGTAATCTAAATTCTAGTATATTTCTTATCCTCTTTGGATTAATGACACCAATAGGAGCATTTTTAAAGTCACAATTCATATTTCTACAAGAATATAGCACCTATGTAAATGCATTTGTAGTAGGTGTACTATTACACGTCTCTACTACTATTCTATTTGAATCTTCAAAAAACCATCAGTTTAATGCGTCAAAACTAGCCGTAATATTGCTAGGCATAATAATAGCATATTTTCTATAA
- a CDS encoding DUF4268 domain-containing protein: MFTREESKEIRKQFWIFFGKRYPRKWLLYNTGVKDLNLKFDFDNDKAIVSIDSESRDEIDRIYYFDKILSLKNLLLDEVSQNITFESEYILESGKLISRAYIQLEGVNINNKNHWPQVFDFMFENMSKLELFYIEYQDFIKS, encoded by the coding sequence ATGTTCACAAGAGAAGAGTCTAAAGAAATACGTAAACAATTTTGGATTTTCTTCGGGAAGAGATACCCTAGAAAATGGTTGTTGTACAATACTGGAGTCAAAGATTTAAACCTCAAATTTGATTTTGACAATGACAAAGCTATAGTCTCTATAGATTCAGAATCTCGTGATGAAATAGACAGAATTTATTACTTCGATAAAATATTGAGTCTTAAAAACCTACTTTTGGATGAAGTGTCTCAAAATATAACTTTTGAATCTGAATATATTCTAGAAAGTGGAAAACTCATCTCAAGGGCATATATTCAATTAGAAGGGGTTAACATTAATAATAAGAATCACTGGCCACAGGTTTTTGATTTTATGTTTGAAAACATGTCAAAACTAGAACTCTTTTACATAGAATATCAGGATTTTATAAAATCTTAA